The DNA window TGGATCAGCAAGGGTTAAACCATCTGTGCGGCTTCTCCATCTGCAGCCTCAGTCAGCAGCACAAACCACTTAGCGAGGCGAAACCCATCTACACCCCAGCAAAATCCAGTGCATAAACACAGCTCAGTGTCTTTCCATGGAAATCACCTGGATTAAACGCACACTTAAAACACAGCTGGACTGTGGAGCGAATTCATTAAACCGTTGCATTTCGGCACAAAAACCTGCTTCATACTCACTAACCAGTCTCTATCCAGCACTGCGCAACTGTGCTCTCTTTTCGGCGTTAAACATGCCTACTTTCAATTTACTCTCACTTCTTTATTCACAAACTTTGTCTAATCTTATGAAATTACCGCCTGAGCGTTCGTTCTTAGTGAATTCTTGCATGTAGACATCTGTCATCGTAACAAACCAGCACCATTTGAGTCCTTAGATGTGCTGGGTAACTTTAAAACGGTTTCTTTGGGTAGCAACGCTTCATATAATGTAAAGAATAATTGATCTGAGACCATAAGACAAGTCTAAGACTAAGACCGTTAGACAGATGTAAGACCCATGAGACAGATCTGAGAGCATGAGACAGGTGTGAGACCCAACGGCGGCAGCAGGTGAAGGTGATCGAGCGCTGTCGAGCATATTAACACTCTCACCTTTTgatgaaatgattgattcagttagGAACTCGCTCGCTTTCGCACATACACGCGATGAGATACGTTCTCGGCGTAGCTTCTCAGGCGAATAAAACTTGGAATGGGTTTGCTATATAAAAATGTGATGCTGCAGTGCCATTAAAACCTGACCAGGCACTACAAAAATGCTCACTGCAGGCTACAGTGAtcatttttacataaaaataaagcaaaacacaCAACGAAAGTCACATAATTACCGCTGCTTTCACTTGCCTAGCCATTAATCCAACAATAAACAACCTGCACTTGTTTATCCAGATGCTTGAGTCATAAAATTCCCTCAGCTTATCAaacaaatgcattaaaatgcGGAAAGGAATGAGAACCGAACAGCAGAGCGCAGATACAAAGAAAGAAATGTGCTGTGAAAGTTGCGCTATACACATATTTCTCTATGGCAGGAATGGAAATGCAATCTGctgttttccacattttgttgttAGACACAATGTAGAAGATGAATTTGGGCTGTTAGGTTTGTTAAATGTGCTTTCACCCCGATTTATCTACTGTTGTTCTGTCATAAAACtagtagaaaacaaaaataagaatgaacaaacaaacaaagaggaTGTGGGCAGCAGGACAGCAGGGAGAAGGATGCTCTGCCTTTGCATTCTGGAGGTTGACACAACATTTTAGAGGTTcggtttttcctttttttccttgtttttttATACCCATAAAAATCCACAGGAACTGaagtgttttaaaacaaaatcCTCTCTCAAAGATATTGGTCCCCGTAGGCTGAGTTTAAGCGGCCATCACAGAGGAGTGCGCATGAGGACATTTTCCCCCTCTCATGTTCAATATTGAACAAAAGCACCGCCCCCTGTGCCGCACATCCATCTTTAGAAAAGGGGGAAAACACCCCTCCTCTATGGGGTGCTTGCAGAGCCAGAGGTTGTTCAGGCAGGGAATCTCTTGTTTTTGTCCTTACGAGTCTGTTTTTGAAAGGGTCTTTTGAGCTCCCTGGCTTGGTTATATCATTTTCATGTTAAATTTCCGAGGGGCATCGGCGCCGCCGCTGCTCATCCCAGCGTCCGATTTGCGCGGGACGTATTCTATCTCAATGTTGTGTTTGCTGTTGCCTTTGCCTCTGCTCCAAAGAAAGAGCAGAACAAGGCAGAACAGAACCACACCCAAAAAGGAGATGAAACCCATGGTGGTGGCGATGATTAGCGTCTTAATATCAAACGGGAACGGGACTGTTGCTCTCGTTCCGTTGGCTCCGTTGTCGTTGGGTTGGTTGGAGATAAACGCCAAGGTTTTGTTGGGTTGGTTGGGCCAGTCTGGCGAGTAACTGTGGACGTGTAGGTGGGCCAAAGCGGTGTCGTTTCCACCGGCGTTGCTAGCAATGCACACATAGGTCCCATTGTCCTGAATCTGAGCGTAGCGCACCTCCAAGGTGCCATCCGGGAAAACAGTGAGCCGTCCTATCGTCTTCGTGGTGATGAACTGTTTTTGTGGAGAAAGCCACATGATGACAGGTGTCGGGTCTCCATCTGCCTGGCAAACGAAGTGGACGGTGGTGCCTTCGTCTAAGAACTTCTGCTGTGGTTTCCGATCTCGGATTCTAGACTTGCGACAGGTAAAGTAATTGGGCTGCAGAACATCAGGGAAGTCCTTGAACTCTTTTCCCTGAACGAATTCAGGTGAGGAGCAAGTCGGCTGTTGCCGGTTGAAGTTGAGCCTCCAGCGGCGGCGGAAAACCCAAAGCAGACGGCAATCACAAGCCAGTGGGTTGTCATACAACGCAAGGGTCTCCAGATTCCCCACAGAGTGGAACACAGACTCCTCCAGAGTGGTAAGAGAGTTGCTCGACACATTGAGGACTTTCAGGTAGTTTAGTCCTCTGAAGGAATATGGTTCGATCATGGTCAGTCGACCACCCACCAGGTGGAACTCTTGCAGCCTGAGCAGGTCATGGAGCCTGTTGCCTTCGATCATCTGGATGGGATTGTAGGACATGTTGAGGAAACGAAGATAAACCAGGTGCCGCAAGGCCAAATACGGAATTGACGTCAGGTTTGCGTTGGTGATCGTTAGGGAGGTAAGATTCAATCCGTACAAGCAGTTGGTGGTCATGGTATCCAGATAGGGCCAGTTGGCTATCTCCAGCACTTTGAGACGGTAGAGCCGCTTGAAGCTGTAGTCTCTGATGCTGTTGATGTTGAGGTTTCGCAAGCGCAGCGTAACCAAGCTGTGCAGGTGCGTGAAGGCCTCTGTTGGGACAGAGGTCAGGTTGCACTTTTCTAGTGTGAGCTGCTCCAGGCTGCTGAGGCCGTGAAACGCCCTGTGGGATATGAAGACAAGGTCATTATCCCCAACCTCCAGAGAGCGCAGGTTGTAGAGATCCTGGAACATGTAGTCCAGCAGAATTACGATCTTGTTTTCACTGATGTCCAGCTTTGTTAGGTTACTGAGGCCCGTGAACACTCCCAACTGGATGAGCTTCAGCTTGTTGCTGCGCAGGCCCAGACTCTGCAGGCCGTAGAGGTTGTTAAAGGCCCCGGGCTCGATGGTCGAAATGGTGTTTTCATTGAGCTCCAGCTCTTCCAGCTGCGGGAAGGTGGAGAACTCATCTGGGTTGATGGTTTTGATTCGATTCTTGCTGAGGTCCAGGAGTCGTGTTTCCGACGGGATTCCCTCTGGAACAGACATCAGCTTCTTGCGGTGGCACAAGACCGAACGCTCCTGAGCATTGCACTCGCATCGCGATGGGCAGCCCGTGGCAGAGCCAGACAGCACTGTGCCCAGCATCAAGATTAGAATGGGCTGCCAGCATGCCACCAGGAAGCTGTGCCCACTCACTTCCCCTGCTACCATCCTACCGGTTACCTGCACAGAAGGAGaagaagagagaaaaaaagagtgctgagttataaaatataaaattaaaggcATCCAAATCAATAAACAATTACACCACACAGTATTGACCAAACTTCCAGTGGGTTATTTTCTTTGGCGAGCAGGATATGGCTCTAAAACATGAGCGAATTGTGTATTGTTGAATACTATTCATTGAAAGAGTGGAGAGGGTAAAAGAGTGATTTACTTTAAGAGTGAAGAGTTTGACTAATATAGCAGaaatcatttttcattttcaaagtaTCAACTGCATGTTTCATTACACTATAAGCTCATAAAACTACTGTACTAAGGATTGTTGGAGCATTTAGAACTGTGAAAAGGAAGAGCCAATGGCTTGTACTTGCATAACCGTGCGAATTGACACTTTTGGATTCTATCTCCTTTGTTTTGACCCCAGCTAGTTCAACTTCAAAGGCTTTTAACACACACTAGCACTCATGCTAACTGAGCTCAGGGACTTGACTTGGAATCCATTGCAAAGGTTACATCACCATCATAAGATATTTATGAATCCTCTAAACCTCTGGTGCACCTAACACAGCTGAGCAGCAGGTTAGAGGGCTGTTTCTGTGTCCCAACCAGCCTTTTCACTCCCAAATCCTAAGAGTGTTCACACTTCCATGTCTGGGATCTATATGAAACGATGGCACAGAGGCATATGTGTGAATTTATCCACGATTTCAAGGAGAAATCCACTTCACAGCAAGTCAGCAGGTGCGCACATAAAATAGCTAGCATATGCCATCTGCGAGAGACGCCAGAAGACGAGGAATTGGTTTAAGACCGATCTGAAACGCTCTTGCTCTCTGATGAATTACTGAAAGACATGCTGAGCATTGAAATCTGTACACAGAGATTCTAATGCTTCCTGAATCAGCAGAAAACACTGTTTATAACTGCCCTTAATGTGAGGATTAGCTTCTTAGCTTTGGTTTGGTTGAGTCCTCCAGGCACTTAGACCATGATAGTACTCTTTAAAATAACCACAGAAACACAACTACAAGATTTAAAAGTGGAAACTGTTCCACCTTACTTACATAGACATCATTAGAATAGCTTCTGCACAAATAGCACATTTACAATGCCTtgaaatgctgtctaggtaggcagctcacttggttttggaacagagcttgCATCTCTAGTGAATTTaaggttttacaggttttttTTTGGTTTGCTGTCACACTATTCTCTGCCGACCTGTCGTGTCTGTGATTATGGTTTCATAACCACCTACACAGCTCTGGAATACTTCTATTGAGAATATCAAAGAATGTTCATTTCCTGTTCATGTAACACAACATCCCTGTCGCATGATCATAAAAAAAGATGTACAACTTGCATTAGGAAGCCTGACGCCAGCGATGATTGCTTCTACCTTGAAAGACTGGTAAATATTATGCATTGTGATGCTGATATCAGAGACCCCCAACAAGCAAAGTATTTTTTAGTTCGAAGAACTTGTAGAGCTTTTGAAAGCCTTAAAATGGTTC is part of the Garra rufa chromosome 25, GarRuf1.0, whole genome shotgun sequence genome and encodes:
- the lingo1a gene encoding leucine-rich repeat and immunoglobulin-like domain-containing nogo receptor-interacting protein 1; this translates as MVAGEVSGHSFLVACWQPILILMLGTVLSGSATGCPSRCECNAQERSVLCHRKKLMSVPEGIPSETRLLDLSKNRIKTINPDEFSTFPQLEELELNENTISTIEPGAFNNLYGLQSLGLRSNKLKLIQLGVFTGLSNLTKLDISENKIVILLDYMFQDLYNLRSLEVGDNDLVFISHRAFHGLSSLEQLTLEKCNLTSVPTEAFTHLHSLVTLRLRNLNINSIRDYSFKRLYRLKVLEIANWPYLDTMTTNCLYGLNLTSLTITNANLTSIPYLALRHLVYLRFLNMSYNPIQMIEGNRLHDLLRLQEFHLVGGRLTMIEPYSFRGLNYLKVLNVSSNSLTTLEESVFHSVGNLETLALYDNPLACDCRLLWVFRRRWRLNFNRQQPTCSSPEFVQGKEFKDFPDVLQPNYFTCRKSRIRDRKPQQKFLDEGTTVHFVCQADGDPTPVIMWLSPQKQFITTKTIGRLTVFPDGTLEVRYAQIQDNGTYVCIASNAGGNDTALAHLHVHSYSPDWPNQPNKTLAFISNQPNDNGANGTRATVPFPFDIKTLIIATTMGFISFLGVVLFCLVLLFLWSRGKGNSKHNIEIEYVPRKSDAGMSSGGADAPRKFNMKMI